Below is a genomic region from Candidatus Gastranaerophilales bacterium.
ATTCCTACGAAAATAATCATCATTATTAAAACTAAAAAACCGCCGATACCGTTTAAAAACCAAATCCCAATGCTTGAATACCAAACAAGTTTGTGGAACCACAAATGGTTAATAAAAGCGATAATTGAAGCCAACGGAATCATAGAGCAACAAAATCCTATACAAGAAACGAAGCCGATTATTGCTCCATATATAGCACCATCTCTAGTGGTTAATAATCCTATTTTGTTCTGTTTTTTAAGATAAACAATGACAGCTGTTGCAGATAAGAACATTAAAGCTAAAAATGATAAAGTTCCAATCCAGGGCAAAATAGCGATTATTCCCAATGCAAGCCCAAATATAGCACCGAGCAAACTCATTTCTTTTAAAATATTTATATTCATATTTTCTCCTTTATATGGAAATACAACTTCTTGCGTGGCATAAAGCTATTGCGATTGAATCCAAAGTATCGTCAAGTTTTGGTAACGTTTCATACTCAATGGATTTTTCAACCATTATGGCTACTTCTTCTTTAGAGGCTCTCCCGTATCCTGTCATTACTTGTTTCACGACCATTGGAGTATATTCGTACATCGGAACTTCATATTTTTCAAGCTCCATAAGAATAACGCCTCGGGCTTCAGCTACAGGAATAATGGTTTTTTGATTTTTGAAAAAGAACAACTTTTCGACGCTTGCAACATCAGGGTGATATTTTTCGATTAAAGTCGCCATATCTGCTCCGATTTCAGCGAGTCTTTTTGAGTCAGAATCCCCCTTGTCAGTTTGGATTGAACCAGATGCGACAAGAATATTTGTGTCATTTTCTATATCAACTATTGAGTACCCCACGATTGCCATTCCGGGGTCTATTCCCATAATTCTCATTTTATAATTATAATATGAGTTTTTAACTATTCCAATTAATTACAAAATTTAATGATTTTTTTGCCAAATTTTTTAGATATATCGTCTATTTTTATATCGATGATATGCGTTTGTCTTTTAATGGTGATTACTCAGAACTTTTTGATGCGATAAAAACTTTTAAACCTTAGTATAAAAAATAATACTAAAAAAGACGACACCCAAAAGTGTCGTCTTTGAATTTATTGAATTCAGTTTCAAAACTATGCAGTAGCACCTGATTTTGAAATGATTTCTGTTTCGATAGTTGATGGAACTTGTTCGTAGCATTTGAATTCCATTGAGAAAGTTCCTCTACCTTGAGTTTTTGAACGGATGTCTGTTGCATAACCAAACATTTCAGCCAAAGGAACGATAGCCTTGATTTTTTGAATTCCTGTGCCTTCAATGATTTCCATACCTTCAACACGTCCACGTCTTGAAGAAATATCACCGATAATATCACCTGTATTTTCTTCAGGAACTTCGATTTCAACTTTCATCATAGGTTCAAGAATGCAAGGTTTAGCTTTCTTAACGCCGTCTTTAACAGCCATAGAACCAGCGATTTTGAACGCCATTTCAGAAGAGTCGACATCGTGGTAAGAACCATCGTACAAGGTAACTTTAACGTCTATCATTGGGAATCCTGCTAGGATACCACCTTCAAGAGCTTCTTCCATACCTTTTCTTGCCGGTTCGATATATTCTTTAGGAATAGCACCACCGACGATTTTGTTCTCGAATACGAAACCTGCATTTTCTTCAGCTGGAGCGATTTGAATTTTAACGTGACCGTATTGACCTTTACCACCTGATTGACGGACAAATTTAGAGTCTTGGTCAGCGTTGCCTCTGATAGTTTCACGGTAAGCAACTTGTGGTTTACCAACGTTAGCATCTACTTTGAATTCTCTAAGCAAACGGTCAACGATAATATCTAAGTGAAGTTCGCCCATACCTGCGATGATAGTTTGACCTGTTTCAGCATCAGATTTAACTCTGAAAGAAGGATCTTCTTCTGCAAGTTTTTGAAGAGCGATACCCATTTTATCTTGGTCAGCTTTTGTTTTTGGTTCAATAGCAACTTCGATAACAGGTTCTGGGAAAGTCATTCTTTCAAGTACGATTGGTGATTTTTCATCACTCAATGTAT
It encodes:
- the ruvC gene encoding crossover junction endodeoxyribonuclease RuvC translates to MRIMGIDPGMAIVGYSIVDIENDTNILVASGSIQTDKGDSDSKRLAEIGADMATLIEKYHPDVASVEKLFFFKNQKTIIPVAEARGVILMELEKYEVPMYEYTPMVVKQVMTGYGRASKEEVAIMVEKSIEYETLPKLDDTLDSIAIALCHARSCISI